A genomic window from Triticum urartu cultivar G1812 chromosome 7, Tu2.1, whole genome shotgun sequence includes:
- the LOC125519037 gene encoding flavone O-methyltransferase 1: MGSTAADMAASADEEACMYALQLVSSSILPMTLKNAIELGLLETLVAAGGKLLTPAEVAAKLPSTANPAAADMVDRMLRLLASYNVVSCTMEEGKDGRLSRRYGAAPVCKFLTPNEDGVSMAALALMNQDKVLMESWYYLKDAVLDGGIPFNKAYGMSAFEYHGTDPRFNRVFNEGMKNHSIIITKKLLEVYKGFEGLGTIVDVGGGVGATVGAIVAAYPAIKGINFDLPHVISEAPPFPGVTHVGGDMFQKVPSGDAILMKWILHDWSDEHCATLLKNCYDALPAHGKVVLVECILPVNPEATPKAQGVFHVDMIMLAHNPGGRERYEREFEALAKGAGFAAIKTTYIYANAFAIEFTK; encoded by the exons ATGGGCTCCACCGCAGCCGACATGGCCGCCTCCGCCGACGAGGAGGCGTGCATGTACGCTCTCCAGCTCGTCTCGTCGTCGATCCTCCCGATGACGCTCAAGAACGCCATCGAGCTGGGCCTCCTGGAGACCCTGGTGGCCGCCGGCGGCAAGCTGCTGACCCCCGCCGAGGTGGCCGCCAAGCTCCCGTCCACGGCGAACCCCGCCGCGGCGGACATGGTGGACCGCATGCTCCGGCTGCTGGCCTCGTACAACGTGGTGTCGTGCACGATGGAGGAGGGCAAGGATGGGCGCCTGTCCCGGCGGTACGGCGCCGCGCCCGTGTGCAAGTTCCTCACCCCCAACGAGGACGGCGTCTCCATGGCGGCGCTCGCGCTCATGAACCAGGACAAGGTCCTCATGGAGAGCTG GTACTACCTGAAGGACGCGGTCCTTGACGGCGGCATCCCGTTCAACAAGGCGTACGGGATGTCGGCGTTCGAGTACCACGGCACGGACCCGCGCTTCAACCGCGTCTTCAACGAGGGGATGAAGAACCACTCCATCATCATCACCAAGAAGCTGCTCGAAGTCTACAAGGGCTTCGAGGGCCTCGGCACCATCGTCGACGTGGGCGGCGGCGTGGGCGCCACCGTGGGCGCCATCGTCGCCGCGTACCCGGCCATCAAGGGCATCAACTTCGACCTCCCCCACGTCATCTCCGAGGCGCCGCCGTTCCCGGGCGTCACCCACGTCGGCGGCGACATGTTCCAGAAGGTGCCCTCGGGGGACGCCATCCTCATGAAGTGGATCCTCCACGACTGGAGCGACGAGCACTGCGCGACGCTGCTCAAGAACTGCTACGACGCGCTGCCGGCgcacggcaaggtggtgctcgtGGAGTGCATCCTGCCGGTGAACCCGGAGGCCACGCCCAAGGCGCAGGGGGTGTTCCACGTCGACATGATCATGCTCGCGCACAACCCCGGCGGCAGGGAGAGGTACGAGAGGGAGTTCGAGGCCCTGGCCAAGGGCGCCGGCTTCGCCGCCATCAAGACCACCTACATCTACGCCAACGCATTCGCCATCGAGTTCACCAAGTAG